From Calonectris borealis chromosome 7, bCalBor7.hap1.2, whole genome shotgun sequence, one genomic window encodes:
- the EDRF1 gene encoding erythroid differentiation-related factor 1 isoform X5, protein MEEFCGVGAAAPLRGDAEEPKQGSVLFLGGNEVKSSAVVKYSSAPPQAAFARLQEKTDLKLPPANWLRESAKLGPAGTTILGNNKKSKPFSSFGMAYDFIDSVGNDVDVVSDSENIKKLLKIPYSKSHVSMAVHRIGRTLLLDELDIQELFMRSSQTGDWTWLKEFYQRLIDQKWQRKKKSKEHWYQKAILSKFLYYSINGDGAAQPVPSTSKQHQEGPVSGESDEAGRASWPAPFEMPSSLSEDPGASNQGSVPLEPSYIVGHVASAPKEQNLTTLFNDGENSQGLKNDFVRNILWTFEDIHMLVGSNMPIFGGGRYPAVSLRLRDNNKPINVLTGIDYWLDNLICNVPELVMCFHVNGIVQKYEMIKTEDIPNLENSNFSTKVIKDIAQNILSFLKSNCTKEGHTYWLFKASGSDIVKLYDLTTLCEETEDKYQNPFTMPVAILLYKVACNMMLKKNQNKKHYGTIRTLLLNCLKLLDNGRHPQIIASANYMLSELFQLDEPKKEDSTDFPINGNSDESYSEEEEEMPDSDENGSYSNSSDPPDDNKAVAIIKSVGELSVPEKYKSVHRIRPSCAFPVCHGTEERCRLVLNYVLEGLKSVDSSVKKEGDLPAADPSTPIPLKYEDESTSGGPECLEKQMALFLDKMGSFQKGKHSSQSGMIPGSWQYKMKLQLILKSSKAYYVLSDAAMILQKYGRALRYIKLALQCHDTYCCLCASMLPEVLVFLCQCLTLCGDIQLMLAQNANNRAAYLEEYNYQTKEDQEILHSLHRESRCQVFAWATDLSTDLECQLSVSCKCYEAAYEILLFSNLKNQNPEQRIQVLKRMGNIRNEIGVFYMNQAAAVQTERVGNKNVSMTEQQLWKKSFSCFEEGIQNFESIDDATNAALLLCNTGRLMRICAQAHCAAEGDFKREFSPEEALYYNKAIDYYLKALRSLGKRDVHPAVWDSVNWELSTTYFTMATLQQDYAPLSRKAQEQIEKEVSEAMMKSLKYCDIDTVSARQPLCQYRAATIHHRLASMYHSCLRNQVGDEHLRKQHRVLADLHYSKAVRLFQLLKDAPCEFLRVQLERVAFAEFQMASQNSSAGKLKTLFGALDVMVKTKGAFQLIRKELVAESEQISKDKSSAENMSPNDSSTGLNKEEVLKLLSIFESRMSFLLLQSIKLLTSTKKKIGLGHLVISLGH, encoded by the exons ATGGAGGAGTTCTGCGGTGTGGGGGCTGCCGCCCCTCTGAGGGGAGACGCGGAGGAGCCTAAGCAG GGGTCGGTATTGTTTCTTGGAGGCAATGAAGTGAAAAGCAGTGCTGTGGTGAAATACTCATCTGCCCCACCGCAAGCAGCATTTGCCCGTCTTCAGGAGAAAACAGACTTGAAGCTTCCACCTGCCAATTGGTTACGTGAAAGCGCTAAGCTGGGACCAGCAGGTACAACCATTcttggcaacaacaaaaaaagtaaaccaTTTTCAAG CTTTGGGATGGCGTATGACTTCATTGACTCAGTTGGAAATGATGTCGATGTTGTGTCCGATTCAGAG aatattaaaaaacTTCTGAAGATACCTTATAGCAAGTCACATGTGAGCATGGCAGTACATCGCATTGGGCGGACACTTCTGTTGGATGAGCTAGATATTCAAGAACTCTTCATGAGATCATCTCAG ACAGGGGACTGGACGTGGCTGAAAGAGTTTTATCAAAGGCTGATTGATCAGAAATGGCAACGaaaaaagaagagtaaagaaCATTGGTACCAGAAGGCTATACTTTCTAAATTTTTGTATTACAG CATTAACGGTGATGGAGCTGCTCAGCCTGTTCCTTCCACTTCAAAACAGCACCAGGAGGGTCCTGTTTCAGGTGAGAGTGATGAAGCAGGAAGGGCCTCCTGGCCAGCTCCTTTTGAAATGCCTTCTTCGTTATCTGAAGATCCAGGTGCCTCTAACCAG GGAAGTGTGCCTCTTGAACCCTCATATATAGTGGGGCATGTGGCCTCAGcccccaaagaacaaaacctgaCTACTTTGTTCAATGACGGGGAAAACAGTCAG GGACTTAAAAATGACTTTGTTCGTAATATCTTGTGGACCTTTGAGGATATCCACATGTTAGTAGGATCAAATATGCCTATATTTGGAGGCGGGAGATACCCTGCTGTGAGCTTGCGTCTCAG gGACAACAACAAGCCAATAAATGTGCTAACAGGAATTGATTATTGGTTGGACAACTTAATATGCAATGTACCAGAGCTTGTGATGTGCTTTCATGTTAATGGAATTGTTCAG AAATATGAAATGATCAAGACTGAAGATATTCCCAATTTGGAAAACTCTAATTTTTCTACCAAAGTGATAAAAGATATTGCTCAAAATATCTTATCTTTTCTGAAATCAAATTGCACCAAAGAAGGACATACTTATTGGTTATTTAAGG CAAGTGGGAGTGATATAGTAAAGCTCTATGACCTAACCACCCTTTGTGAAGAGACAGAAGACAAATACCAAAACCCTTTTACAATGCCAGTGGCAATTCTTCTATACAA AGTTGCTTGCAATATGATGCTGAAGAAAAACCAGAACAAGAAACACTATGGCACTATCAGAACATTGCTCCTTAATTGTCTTAAGTTACTGGACAATGGCAGACATCCTCAA attATTGCGTCAGCAAACTACATGTTATCAGAGCTTTTTCAGTTGGATGAACCTAAAAAAGAAGACAGTACAGACTTCCCTATAAATGGAAATTCTGATGAAAGTTATagcgaggaagaggaagaaatgccAGACAGTGATGAAAACGGTTCTTACAGTAACAGTTCTGATCCACCAGATGACAATAAAGCGGTGGCTATAATCAAGTCTGTTGGAGAGTTATCAGTAccagaaaaatacaaatctgtTCATCGAATACGT CCTAGCTGTGCATTTCCTGTCTGCCATGGCACTGAGGAGCGCTGCAGGCTGGTGCTCAACTACGTCCTGGAG GGCTTGAAATCTGTTGACAGCAGTGTTAAAAAAGAGGGTGACCTTCCCGCAGCTGATCCCAGCACACCAATCCCATTGAAATATGAAGATGAATCCACCAGTGGTGGTCCCGAGTGTCTGGAAAAACAGATGGCGTTATTTCTAGACAAAA TGGGCTCATTTCAGAAGGGTAAGCATTCCAGTCAGTCAGGAATGATTCCTGGATCATGGCAATATAAAATGAAACTCCAGCTCATTCTGAAATCGTCAAAGGCTTATTATGTCCTATCTGATGCTGCTATGATTCTACAGAAATATGGGAGAGCATTACGATATATCAAGCTGGCTTTACAGTGCCATG ataCCTACTGTTGTCTCTGCGCCAGCATGCTTCCTGAAGTATTAGTATTTCTTTGTCAGTGTTTAACCCTTTGTGGAGATATCCAATTAATGCTTGCTCAAAATGCAAACAACAGAGCAGCATATCTTGAAGAATATAATTACCAGACAAAAGAAGATCAGGAAATATTACACAGTCTTCACAGAGAATCCAGGTGCCAAG tGTTTGCCTGGGCTACTGACTTGTCTACAGACTTGGAATGCCAACTTTCCGTCAGCTGTAAATGTTATGAAGCAGCTTatgaaattttacttttcagtaatttaaaaaaccaaaatccagagCAGCGTATACAGGTACTAAAGAGGATGGGTAATATCAGGAACGAGATTGGAGTGTTTTACATGAACCAGGCTGCTGCAGTGCAGACTGAGAGAGTGGgcaa TAAAAATGTATCGATGACAGAGCAGCAACTCTGGAAGAAAAGCTTCTCTTGCTTTGAAGAAGGAATTCAGAATTTTGAGTCAATTGACGATGCAACCAATGCTGCTCTTCTACTGTGCAACACGGGAAGGCTGATGCGGATTTGTGCTCAAGCGCACTGTGCAGCTGAAGGTGACTTCAAAAGAGAGTTTTCTCCAGAAGAGGCCCTTTATTATAATAAG GCTATTGACTACTATCTGAAGGCATTGAGATCACTAGGTAAGAGAGATGTGCATCCAGCTGTTTGGGATTCTGTGAACTGGGAGCTGTCAACTACATATTTCACTATGGCAACTCTACAGCAGGATTATGCTCCACTGTCTCGAAAGGCTCAGGAACAG ATAGAGAAGGAAGTTAGTGAAGCCATGATGAAGTCCTTGAAATACTGTGACATTGATACAGTGTCTGCACGACAGCCTCTTTGCCAGTATCGGGCTGCAACCATCCACCACAGGCTTGCTTCAATGTACCACAGTTGCCTGAGAAACCAG GTTGGTGATGAACATTTGAGGAAACAACACCGTGTACTTGCTGATCTTCATTATAGTAAAGCCGTACGACTCTTCCAACTCTTGAAGGATGCGCCCTGTGAGTTCCTTCGTGTACAGCTGGAAAGAGTGGCATTTGCAGAATTCCAGATGGCGA gtcagaaCAGCAGTGCTGGGAAATTGAAGACTTTGTTTGGAGCTCTAGATGTAATGGTGAAAACCAAGGGTGCGTTCCAGCTCATCAGAAAAGAGCTTGTGGCAGAAAGTGAACAG ATAAGCAAGGATAAAAGTAGTGCTGAGAATATGTCACCTAATGATTCCTCTACTGGCCTTAACAAAGAAGAAGTATTGAAACTGCTTAGTATTTTTGAGTCCAGAATGTCATTCCTTCTCCTCCAATCCATTAAATTGTTAacttcaaccaaaaaaaaaattgg tttGGGCCACTTAGTTATTAGTCTTGGACATTAA
- the EDRF1 gene encoding erythroid differentiation-related factor 1 isoform X4, translated as MEEFCGVGAAAPLRGDAEEPKQGSVLFLGGNEVKSSAVVKYSSAPPQAAFARLQEKTDLKLPPANWLRESAKLGPAGTTILGNNKKSKPFSSFGMAYDFIDSVGNDVDVVSDSENIKKLLKIPYSKSHVSMAVHRIGRTLLLDELDIQELFMRSSQTGDWTWLKEFYQRLIDQKWQRKKKSKEHWYQKAILSKFLYYSINGDGAAQPVPSTSKQHQEGPVSGESDEAGRASWPAPFEMPSSLSEDPGASNQGLKNDFVRNILWTFEDIHMLVGSNMPIFGGGRYPAVSLRLRDNNKPINVLTGIDYWLDNLICNVPELVMCFHVNGIVQKYEMIKTEDIPNLENSNFSTKVIKDIAQNILSFLKSNCTKEGHTYWLFKASGSDIVKLYDLTTLCEETEDKYQNPFTMPVAILLYKVACNMMLKKNQNKKHYGTIRTLLLNCLKLLDNGRHPQIIASANYMLSELFQLDEPKKEDSTDFPINGNSDESYSEEEEEMPDSDENGSYSNSSDPPDDNKAVAIIKSVGELSVPEKYKSVHRIRPSCAFPVCHGTEERCRLVLNYVLEGLKSVDSSVKKEGDLPAADPSTPIPLKYEDESTSGGPECLEKQMALFLDKMGSFQKGKHSSQSGMIPGSWQYKMKLQLILKSSKAYYVLSDAAMILQKYGRALRYIKLALQCHDTYCCLCASMLPEVLVFLCQCLTLCGDIQLMLAQNANNRAAYLEEYNYQTKEDQEILHSLHRESRCQVFAWATDLSTDLECQLSVSCKCYEAAYEILLFSNLKNQNPEQRIQVLKRMGNIRNEIGVFYMNQAAAVQTERVVSKNVSMTEQQLWKKSFSCFEEGIQNFESIDDATNAALLLCNTGRLMRICAQAHCAAEGDFKREFSPEEALYYNKAIDYYLKALRSLGKRDVHPAVWDSVNWELSTTYFTMATLQQDYAPLSRKAQEQIEKEVSEAMMKSLKYCDIDTVSARQPLCQYRAATIHHRLASMYHSCLRNQVGDEHLRKQHRVLADLHYSKAVRLFQLLKDAPCEFLRVQLERVAFAEFQMASQNSSAGKLKTLFGALDVMVKTKGAFQLIRKELVAESEQISKDKSSAENMSPNDSSTGLNKEEVLKLLSIFESRMSFLLLQSIKLLTSTKKKIGGINEEEVVLKTNKQVYSLLLRATANKSMTLLERVEVILNLLEQLTQNNEASNGGIL; from the exons ATGGAGGAGTTCTGCGGTGTGGGGGCTGCCGCCCCTCTGAGGGGAGACGCGGAGGAGCCTAAGCAG GGGTCGGTATTGTTTCTTGGAGGCAATGAAGTGAAAAGCAGTGCTGTGGTGAAATACTCATCTGCCCCACCGCAAGCAGCATTTGCCCGTCTTCAGGAGAAAACAGACTTGAAGCTTCCACCTGCCAATTGGTTACGTGAAAGCGCTAAGCTGGGACCAGCAGGTACAACCATTcttggcaacaacaaaaaaagtaaaccaTTTTCAAG CTTTGGGATGGCGTATGACTTCATTGACTCAGTTGGAAATGATGTCGATGTTGTGTCCGATTCAGAG aatattaaaaaacTTCTGAAGATACCTTATAGCAAGTCACATGTGAGCATGGCAGTACATCGCATTGGGCGGACACTTCTGTTGGATGAGCTAGATATTCAAGAACTCTTCATGAGATCATCTCAG ACAGGGGACTGGACGTGGCTGAAAGAGTTTTATCAAAGGCTGATTGATCAGAAATGGCAACGaaaaaagaagagtaaagaaCATTGGTACCAGAAGGCTATACTTTCTAAATTTTTGTATTACAG CATTAACGGTGATGGAGCTGCTCAGCCTGTTCCTTCCACTTCAAAACAGCACCAGGAGGGTCCTGTTTCAGGTGAGAGTGATGAAGCAGGAAGGGCCTCCTGGCCAGCTCCTTTTGAAATGCCTTCTTCGTTATCTGAAGATCCAGGTGCCTCTAACCAG GGACTTAAAAATGACTTTGTTCGTAATATCTTGTGGACCTTTGAGGATATCCACATGTTAGTAGGATCAAATATGCCTATATTTGGAGGCGGGAGATACCCTGCTGTGAGCTTGCGTCTCAG gGACAACAACAAGCCAATAAATGTGCTAACAGGAATTGATTATTGGTTGGACAACTTAATATGCAATGTACCAGAGCTTGTGATGTGCTTTCATGTTAATGGAATTGTTCAG AAATATGAAATGATCAAGACTGAAGATATTCCCAATTTGGAAAACTCTAATTTTTCTACCAAAGTGATAAAAGATATTGCTCAAAATATCTTATCTTTTCTGAAATCAAATTGCACCAAAGAAGGACATACTTATTGGTTATTTAAGG CAAGTGGGAGTGATATAGTAAAGCTCTATGACCTAACCACCCTTTGTGAAGAGACAGAAGACAAATACCAAAACCCTTTTACAATGCCAGTGGCAATTCTTCTATACAA AGTTGCTTGCAATATGATGCTGAAGAAAAACCAGAACAAGAAACACTATGGCACTATCAGAACATTGCTCCTTAATTGTCTTAAGTTACTGGACAATGGCAGACATCCTCAA attATTGCGTCAGCAAACTACATGTTATCAGAGCTTTTTCAGTTGGATGAACCTAAAAAAGAAGACAGTACAGACTTCCCTATAAATGGAAATTCTGATGAAAGTTATagcgaggaagaggaagaaatgccAGACAGTGATGAAAACGGTTCTTACAGTAACAGTTCTGATCCACCAGATGACAATAAAGCGGTGGCTATAATCAAGTCTGTTGGAGAGTTATCAGTAccagaaaaatacaaatctgtTCATCGAATACGT CCTAGCTGTGCATTTCCTGTCTGCCATGGCACTGAGGAGCGCTGCAGGCTGGTGCTCAACTACGTCCTGGAG GGCTTGAAATCTGTTGACAGCAGTGTTAAAAAAGAGGGTGACCTTCCCGCAGCTGATCCCAGCACACCAATCCCATTGAAATATGAAGATGAATCCACCAGTGGTGGTCCCGAGTGTCTGGAAAAACAGATGGCGTTATTTCTAGACAAAA TGGGCTCATTTCAGAAGGGTAAGCATTCCAGTCAGTCAGGAATGATTCCTGGATCATGGCAATATAAAATGAAACTCCAGCTCATTCTGAAATCGTCAAAGGCTTATTATGTCCTATCTGATGCTGCTATGATTCTACAGAAATATGGGAGAGCATTACGATATATCAAGCTGGCTTTACAGTGCCATG ataCCTACTGTTGTCTCTGCGCCAGCATGCTTCCTGAAGTATTAGTATTTCTTTGTCAGTGTTTAACCCTTTGTGGAGATATCCAATTAATGCTTGCTCAAAATGCAAACAACAGAGCAGCATATCTTGAAGAATATAATTACCAGACAAAAGAAGATCAGGAAATATTACACAGTCTTCACAGAGAATCCAGGTGCCAAG tGTTTGCCTGGGCTACTGACTTGTCTACAGACTTGGAATGCCAACTTTCCGTCAGCTGTAAATGTTATGAAGCAGCTTatgaaattttacttttcagtaatttaaaaaaccaaaatccagagCAGCGTATACAGGTACTAAAGAGGATGGGTAATATCAGGAACGAGATTGGAGTGTTTTACATGAACCAGGCTGCTGCAGTGCAGACTGAGAGAGTGG TGAGTAAAAATGTATCGATGACAGAGCAGCAACTCTGGAAGAAAAGCTTCTCTTGCTTTGAAGAAGGAATTCAGAATTTTGAGTCAATTGACGATGCAACCAATGCTGCTCTTCTACTGTGCAACACGGGAAGGCTGATGCGGATTTGTGCTCAAGCGCACTGTGCAGCTGAAGGTGACTTCAAAAGAGAGTTTTCTCCAGAAGAGGCCCTTTATTATAATAAG GCTATTGACTACTATCTGAAGGCATTGAGATCACTAGGTAAGAGAGATGTGCATCCAGCTGTTTGGGATTCTGTGAACTGGGAGCTGTCAACTACATATTTCACTATGGCAACTCTACAGCAGGATTATGCTCCACTGTCTCGAAAGGCTCAGGAACAG ATAGAGAAGGAAGTTAGTGAAGCCATGATGAAGTCCTTGAAATACTGTGACATTGATACAGTGTCTGCACGACAGCCTCTTTGCCAGTATCGGGCTGCAACCATCCACCACAGGCTTGCTTCAATGTACCACAGTTGCCTGAGAAACCAG GTTGGTGATGAACATTTGAGGAAACAACACCGTGTACTTGCTGATCTTCATTATAGTAAAGCCGTACGACTCTTCCAACTCTTGAAGGATGCGCCCTGTGAGTTCCTTCGTGTACAGCTGGAAAGAGTGGCATTTGCAGAATTCCAGATGGCGA gtcagaaCAGCAGTGCTGGGAAATTGAAGACTTTGTTTGGAGCTCTAGATGTAATGGTGAAAACCAAGGGTGCGTTCCAGCTCATCAGAAAAGAGCTTGTGGCAGAAAGTGAACAG ATAAGCAAGGATAAAAGTAGTGCTGAGAATATGTCACCTAATGATTCCTCTACTGGCCTTAACAAAGAAGAAGTATTGAAACTGCTTAGTATTTTTGAGTCCAGAATGTCATTCCTTCTCCTCCAATCCATTAAATTGTTAacttcaaccaaaaaaaaaattgg ggGCATTAATGAAGAAGAAGttgttcttaaaacaaacaagcaagttTACTCCCTGCTGTTGCGTGCAACTGCTAACAAAAGCATGACTCTGCTAGAACGAGTAGAGGTAATCTTAAATTTACTGGAACAGCTGACTCAAAATAACGAAGCTAGTAATGGAGGAATTCTGTGa
- the EDRF1 gene encoding erythroid differentiation-related factor 1 isoform X6, whose translation MEEFCGVGAAAPLRGDAEEPKQGSVLFLGGNEVKSSAVVKYSSAPPQAAFARLQEKTDLKLPPANWLRESAKLGPAGTTILGNNKKSKPFSSFGMAYDFIDSVGNDVDVVSDSENIKKLLKIPYSKSHVSMAVHRIGRTLLLDELDIQELFMRSSQTGDWTWLKEFYQRLIDQKWQRKKKSKEHWYQKAILSKFLYYSINGDGAAQPVPSTSKQHQEGPVSGESDEAGRASWPAPFEMPSSLSEDPGASNQGSVPLEPSYIVGHVASAPKEQNLTTLFNDGENSQGLKNDFVRNILWTFEDIHMLVGSNMPIFGGGRYPAVSLRLRDNNKPINVLTGIDYWLDNLICNVPELVMCFHVNGIVQKYEMIKTEDIPNLENSNFSTKVIKDIAQNILSFLKSNCTKEGHTYWLFKASGSDIVKLYDLTTLCEETEDKYQNPFTMPVAILLYKVACNMMLKKNQNKKHYGTIRTLLLNCLKLLDNGRHPQIIASANYMLSELFQLDEPKKEDSTDFPINGNSDESYSEEEEEMPDSDENGSYSNSSDPPDDNKAVAIIKSVGELSVPEKYKSVHRIRPSCAFPVCHGTEERCRLVLNYVLEGLKSVDSSVKKEGDLPAADPSTPIPLKYEDESTSGGPECLEKQMALFLDKMGSFQKGKHSSQSGMIPGSWQYKMKLQLILKSSKAYYVLSDAAMILQKYGRALRYIKLALQCHDTYCCLCASMLPEVLVFLCQCLTLCGDIQLMLAQNANNRAAYLEEYNYQTKEDQEILHSLHRESRCQVFAWATDLSTDLECQLSVSCKCYEAAYEILLFSNLKNQNPEQRIQVLKRMGNIRNEIGVFYMNQAAAVQTERVGNKNVSMTEQQLWKKSFSCFEEGIQNFESIDDATNAALLLCNTGRLMRICAQAHCAAEGDFKREFSPEEALYYNKAIDYYLKALRSLGKRDVHPAVWDSVNWELSTTYFTMATLQQDYAPLSRKAQEQIEKEVSEAMMKSLKYCDIDTVSARQPLCQYRAATIHHRLASMYHSCLRNQVGDEHLRKQHRVLADLHYSKAVRLFQLLKDAPCEFLRVQLERVAFAEFQMASQNSSAGKLKTLFGALDVMVKTKGAFQLIRKELVAESEQGH comes from the exons ATGGAGGAGTTCTGCGGTGTGGGGGCTGCCGCCCCTCTGAGGGGAGACGCGGAGGAGCCTAAGCAG GGGTCGGTATTGTTTCTTGGAGGCAATGAAGTGAAAAGCAGTGCTGTGGTGAAATACTCATCTGCCCCACCGCAAGCAGCATTTGCCCGTCTTCAGGAGAAAACAGACTTGAAGCTTCCACCTGCCAATTGGTTACGTGAAAGCGCTAAGCTGGGACCAGCAGGTACAACCATTcttggcaacaacaaaaaaagtaaaccaTTTTCAAG CTTTGGGATGGCGTATGACTTCATTGACTCAGTTGGAAATGATGTCGATGTTGTGTCCGATTCAGAG aatattaaaaaacTTCTGAAGATACCTTATAGCAAGTCACATGTGAGCATGGCAGTACATCGCATTGGGCGGACACTTCTGTTGGATGAGCTAGATATTCAAGAACTCTTCATGAGATCATCTCAG ACAGGGGACTGGACGTGGCTGAAAGAGTTTTATCAAAGGCTGATTGATCAGAAATGGCAACGaaaaaagaagagtaaagaaCATTGGTACCAGAAGGCTATACTTTCTAAATTTTTGTATTACAG CATTAACGGTGATGGAGCTGCTCAGCCTGTTCCTTCCACTTCAAAACAGCACCAGGAGGGTCCTGTTTCAGGTGAGAGTGATGAAGCAGGAAGGGCCTCCTGGCCAGCTCCTTTTGAAATGCCTTCTTCGTTATCTGAAGATCCAGGTGCCTCTAACCAG GGAAGTGTGCCTCTTGAACCCTCATATATAGTGGGGCATGTGGCCTCAGcccccaaagaacaaaacctgaCTACTTTGTTCAATGACGGGGAAAACAGTCAG GGACTTAAAAATGACTTTGTTCGTAATATCTTGTGGACCTTTGAGGATATCCACATGTTAGTAGGATCAAATATGCCTATATTTGGAGGCGGGAGATACCCTGCTGTGAGCTTGCGTCTCAG gGACAACAACAAGCCAATAAATGTGCTAACAGGAATTGATTATTGGTTGGACAACTTAATATGCAATGTACCAGAGCTTGTGATGTGCTTTCATGTTAATGGAATTGTTCAG AAATATGAAATGATCAAGACTGAAGATATTCCCAATTTGGAAAACTCTAATTTTTCTACCAAAGTGATAAAAGATATTGCTCAAAATATCTTATCTTTTCTGAAATCAAATTGCACCAAAGAAGGACATACTTATTGGTTATTTAAGG CAAGTGGGAGTGATATAGTAAAGCTCTATGACCTAACCACCCTTTGTGAAGAGACAGAAGACAAATACCAAAACCCTTTTACAATGCCAGTGGCAATTCTTCTATACAA AGTTGCTTGCAATATGATGCTGAAGAAAAACCAGAACAAGAAACACTATGGCACTATCAGAACATTGCTCCTTAATTGTCTTAAGTTACTGGACAATGGCAGACATCCTCAA attATTGCGTCAGCAAACTACATGTTATCAGAGCTTTTTCAGTTGGATGAACCTAAAAAAGAAGACAGTACAGACTTCCCTATAAATGGAAATTCTGATGAAAGTTATagcgaggaagaggaagaaatgccAGACAGTGATGAAAACGGTTCTTACAGTAACAGTTCTGATCCACCAGATGACAATAAAGCGGTGGCTATAATCAAGTCTGTTGGAGAGTTATCAGTAccagaaaaatacaaatctgtTCATCGAATACGT CCTAGCTGTGCATTTCCTGTCTGCCATGGCACTGAGGAGCGCTGCAGGCTGGTGCTCAACTACGTCCTGGAG GGCTTGAAATCTGTTGACAGCAGTGTTAAAAAAGAGGGTGACCTTCCCGCAGCTGATCCCAGCACACCAATCCCATTGAAATATGAAGATGAATCCACCAGTGGTGGTCCCGAGTGTCTGGAAAAACAGATGGCGTTATTTCTAGACAAAA TGGGCTCATTTCAGAAGGGTAAGCATTCCAGTCAGTCAGGAATGATTCCTGGATCATGGCAATATAAAATGAAACTCCAGCTCATTCTGAAATCGTCAAAGGCTTATTATGTCCTATCTGATGCTGCTATGATTCTACAGAAATATGGGAGAGCATTACGATATATCAAGCTGGCTTTACAGTGCCATG ataCCTACTGTTGTCTCTGCGCCAGCATGCTTCCTGAAGTATTAGTATTTCTTTGTCAGTGTTTAACCCTTTGTGGAGATATCCAATTAATGCTTGCTCAAAATGCAAACAACAGAGCAGCATATCTTGAAGAATATAATTACCAGACAAAAGAAGATCAGGAAATATTACACAGTCTTCACAGAGAATCCAGGTGCCAAG tGTTTGCCTGGGCTACTGACTTGTCTACAGACTTGGAATGCCAACTTTCCGTCAGCTGTAAATGTTATGAAGCAGCTTatgaaattttacttttcagtaatttaaaaaaccaaaatccagagCAGCGTATACAGGTACTAAAGAGGATGGGTAATATCAGGAACGAGATTGGAGTGTTTTACATGAACCAGGCTGCTGCAGTGCAGACTGAGAGAGTGGgcaa TAAAAATGTATCGATGACAGAGCAGCAACTCTGGAAGAAAAGCTTCTCTTGCTTTGAAGAAGGAATTCAGAATTTTGAGTCAATTGACGATGCAACCAATGCTGCTCTTCTACTGTGCAACACGGGAAGGCTGATGCGGATTTGTGCTCAAGCGCACTGTGCAGCTGAAGGTGACTTCAAAAGAGAGTTTTCTCCAGAAGAGGCCCTTTATTATAATAAG GCTATTGACTACTATCTGAAGGCATTGAGATCACTAGGTAAGAGAGATGTGCATCCAGCTGTTTGGGATTCTGTGAACTGGGAGCTGTCAACTACATATTTCACTATGGCAACTCTACAGCAGGATTATGCTCCACTGTCTCGAAAGGCTCAGGAACAG ATAGAGAAGGAAGTTAGTGAAGCCATGATGAAGTCCTTGAAATACTGTGACATTGATACAGTGTCTGCACGACAGCCTCTTTGCCAGTATCGGGCTGCAACCATCCACCACAGGCTTGCTTCAATGTACCACAGTTGCCTGAGAAACCAG GTTGGTGATGAACATTTGAGGAAACAACACCGTGTACTTGCTGATCTTCATTATAGTAAAGCCGTACGACTCTTCCAACTCTTGAAGGATGCGCCCTGTGAGTTCCTTCGTGTACAGCTGGAAAGAGTGGCATTTGCAGAATTCCAGATGGCGA gtcagaaCAGCAGTGCTGGGAAATTGAAGACTTTGTTTGGAGCTCTAGATGTAATGGTGAAAACCAAGGGTGCGTTCCAGCTCATCAGAAAAGAGCTTGTGGCAGAAAGTGAACAG ggGCATTAA